A region of the Apium graveolens cultivar Ventura chromosome 6, ASM990537v1, whole genome shotgun sequence genome:
TTGGGTGAAATAGTTGGCAGACTCTGTTTGGCTGACCAGCTTCGTTTTCATGAACTGGCTGCACGCTCATCCCATTACTCCTATAAGAAAAGCATTACTATGGTATCTAAGCTTCGATCGCAGTCTTTATGAATTACAACTCCATGACCCATCATCTCCTGACTCAGCTTCAGTTAAAAACATATCATTATCTAAACTAGGTTTTTTATCTCCTCCTTCTTATAAAAAGGTTTCATCTACCCTCCTCAAACACAATTGGTTTCTTATTTGCTTGGTGAAACCAAGATTGTTTTTTTGGAAACGTAAATACATCTTTTTGTTATCTCCTTTCACTAATAAAGTCATAACTCTCCCCAAAATTGACTATCCGTGGCCTTTCAAATATTTGACATTAACGTCTTCCGCCCAACCTGATTCTCCGGATTGTGTCTTCTTCTTTGTAGACACTTGCGATGCTGATGACAAAGTTACAATTTTAACATATCGAAATGGTGATAAAGAATGGAGTGCTAAAGAATTCAATAAAGTTACTGATTTTGTGCACTGTTCTTGCAAGATTGTCTACCTTAGGGGAATTCTGTACATTGTCTCTCCTTATGGACAACTAGCTTCGTATGATTTTGTTGGTGGGGAATTCAAATTTGAATGCTTATTTGTGGACGAGCTTTTTCGTCTAAATATGAACTCTAACATATACATGTACAGAGTGGTCGAGTTAAATGGAGATCTGATGATGATATGCTTTGTCccatttgaaaatataaatgttaTGCTACCCGAAAAACCGTATATAAGAAGGTATAATTGGTCAAACAAAGATTGGATTCCTGTAAGCAGGTTGGGCGATAAATCATTATTTATAAGCGAGCAAAACAGTCAAGTTGCAACAATCAGTAAAGATGATATGAGAAATAGTGGAGTACTACTATCTAacaagatatatcaatttttcGATGACGGGTGCCTTATTTACTCCCTAGAGGACGGTGAATTAGTTCTATTCAAGTCTATTAGTTTCAAAGTTGGAGGTAAAAGGTGGCAGTGATTTACCAGAATACAAGTATAAGGGTGGTAGTAGATTTAGATTTTCGGATACAACTAAGGCAATGTATTGGTTAGAACCTCCCCGTGGCTGCTCATGCTTCTCCTAAAACAGTCAAGGTAGACTATCTTATAATCTCAGGTATCTAAATTTATGCATACCTTCTTCTTCTTTTGTTAAGTTTCTTGTTATCCGTCCTTATTTGTATGCCCAAGGCTTAGTTGTTTTTATTTGTTGGGTTACTGTAGATCTTGCACGGTTATCAATTCCTTTATGCAGATCAAGAATCAAGAAAAATATGCGAACACTCTCAGACTTGCTGCCCCCTATTTCTTTGTGTTTATTAGTGTATTCACTATTTACATGTACTTTTAGGTTGAGAGATGGGAATATTGTATAACTTTTTTTCACAAACTTTATGAATTAAAAGTTTAAATTCTTAATATTTTCTGCAACCTTTTATGCTTGTATACATGTCTGCTGCCTATGAAAACATGTTGCAGCATATGCCATGCCTTCGGATACAAGTTCTTTCAACGCTACTTAACAGTTTCTGCAGTGCGGCATCAATTTAAACTCAGGAAAAGATAGTCGAGCTTCATAATATAAAGCACAATTAGTTTTGAATACTCTGCTTCACAGAAATACATATTGTCAACGTCTAAATATGCATAAAAAAATTGCTTAGATACAGATAGAGCTGTTCGCGAACCGAGccgttcgcgaacaagctcgagctcggttcggctcggttcgttaagggctcgagctcgagctcgaacacaaaaatgtgttcgttaagaaaacgagctcgagccgagcttttggcatgttcggctcgagctcggctcgagctcggctcgagctcggctcggctcgattcggctcgagctcggctcggttcggctcgaaaaaaaattaaaaaaaaaattattttttatatatttaattattatgaattttattcagattttttataaatatttttaaattattgaactatacgaatgtcaaaatatatattttagtaatttgaaaaaattcagatattaaaaattaattttttaatttgatattttaataattaacaagtgatttgactattacttgtaactagtatttatttcctgatcggtgtttcgattttttgaaattatttataaatgatccaaccgtacggatgtcaagatctatatatttaagtgatataataaaaaatttagaaaaaataaatatatttggtttgctattttaacggtaaactagtagtttgactagtacttctcccatattaatgtttcgattttttaaaaaatatttatgaatgatccagccgtacggatgttaatatctatattatttagtaatatgacaaaatttttagaaaaaataaatgtatttgatttgttattttcacagtcaacaggtgttttgacctttacttgtaactattgtttagtctcatattaatgtttcaatttttaaaaaataattatgaatgatccaaccgtacggatgttaatatctatatattttagtgacatgataaaaaatttagaaaaaaataaatttattttgtttattattttgacaatcgaccaattgtttgaatagttgttagaactagtgtttagtctcatattaatgtttcaatttttttaaaaatatttatgaatgatccaaccgtacggatgttaagatctatatattttagtgacatgacaaaagttttagaaaaaaataaatgcatttggtttgttattttaacagtcaaccggtgttttgacctttacttgtaactagtgtttagtctcgtattaatgttttgatatttttaaaaatatttatagatgattcaaccgtacagatgttaatatctatatattttagtgacatgataaaaattttagaaaaaaataaatttattttttttgttattttgacaatcaaccacttgtttgaacaatacttgtaactagtgtttagtctcgtattcatattttgatttttttaaaaaatatttatagatgatccaaccgtacggatgttaagatctatatattttagtgacatgacaaaagttttagaaaaaaataaatgtatttgatttgttattttaacagtcaaccggtgttttgacttatacttgtaattagtgtttagtatcgtattaatgtttcgattttttaaaaaatatgtatgaatgatccaaccgtacggatgttaagatcaatattttttagtgatatgacaaattttttaga
Encoded here:
- the LOC141663909 gene encoding uncharacterized protein LOC141663909, giving the protein MNWLHAHPITPIRKALLWYLSFDRSLYELQLHDPSSPDSASVKNISLSKLGFLSPPSYKKVSSTLLKHNWFLICLVKPRLFFWKRKYIFLLSPFTNKVITLPKIDYPWPFKYLTLTSSAQPDSPDCVFFFVDTCDADDKVTILTYRNGDKEWSAKEFNKVTDFVHCSCKIVYLRGILYIVSPYGQLASYDFVGGEFKFECLFVDELFRLNMNSNIYMYRVVELNGDLMMICFVPFENINVMLPEKPYIRRYNWSNKDWIPVSRLGDKSLFISEQNSQVATISKDDMRNSGVLLSNKIYQFFDDGCLIYSLEDGELVLFKSISFKVGGKRWQ